In one window of Rhodoglobus vestalii DNA:
- a CDS encoding aldehyde dehydrogenase family protein, producing the protein MTTLEEYHSDNFIDGGWVASNSTDHIDVTDPTSEEIWGQVPSSNLVDIDAAVGAASRAFHGSGWSDIGAAGRAVYMVRLADELETRADRMAAIITSENGTAITETLLAAGHAARMLRYYAGLASLVDQDDERPFPGNDALYTQVLRQPRGVAALIAPWNFPVALVMVKLAPALIAGCTVVIKPASETPLDLRVLMEAATAAGIPPGVINLVTCGNDVAGALVEHPLVAKVAFTGSTEVGRMLAEKCGRLLRPVTLELGGKSASIVMEDANLDYFASMVNRTCLRNTGQTCYNSTRILAPRSIYDEVVDAVVGIVEATPIGDPFDPATVYGPSASAKQRDRVESYIKIGIEEGARVAVGGGGRPDHLDRGYFVRPTVFAGVSNEMRIAREEIFGPVLVVIPFDDANDAIRISNDSPFGLGGSIFTEDVDAAAAMAARLETGSVGINFYGSNQAAPFGGWKDSGIGMEYGPEAINAYSRMKSIHRQR; encoded by the coding sequence ATGACTACGCTCGAGGAATATCATTCCGACAACTTCATCGATGGCGGGTGGGTCGCATCGAACTCGACCGACCACATTGACGTCACCGATCCCACATCCGAGGAGATCTGGGGCCAGGTTCCTTCTTCCAATCTCGTCGATATTGATGCGGCGGTCGGGGCTGCATCGCGAGCGTTTCATGGGTCGGGATGGAGCGATATCGGTGCCGCAGGGCGCGCGGTGTACATGGTCAGACTTGCCGACGAGTTGGAAACGCGCGCCGACCGAATGGCCGCCATCATCACAAGCGAGAACGGTACGGCGATTACCGAAACTCTGCTCGCAGCGGGGCATGCCGCCCGAATGCTGCGGTACTACGCCGGTCTTGCTTCTCTCGTCGATCAGGATGATGAACGACCCTTCCCCGGCAACGACGCGCTGTATACCCAGGTGTTGCGTCAACCGCGCGGTGTCGCCGCGCTCATCGCACCGTGGAACTTCCCCGTCGCCCTCGTGATGGTGAAACTCGCACCCGCACTCATCGCGGGATGCACGGTAGTAATCAAACCGGCATCCGAAACCCCCCTCGACCTGCGGGTGCTCATGGAAGCCGCGACCGCTGCGGGCATTCCCCCGGGTGTTATCAACCTCGTCACGTGCGGCAACGATGTTGCCGGCGCACTCGTGGAGCATCCACTCGTCGCGAAGGTTGCCTTCACCGGGTCGACCGAGGTCGGTCGGATGCTCGCCGAAAAGTGCGGACGGCTACTGCGTCCGGTCACGCTGGAACTCGGTGGCAAGTCAGCCAGCATCGTGATGGAGGATGCCAACCTCGACTACTTCGCATCGATGGTCAACCGCACCTGCCTGCGCAACACCGGTCAAACCTGCTACAACAGCACACGCATCCTCGCCCCGCGTTCGATCTACGACGAGGTGGTGGATGCCGTTGTCGGTATCGTTGAGGCGACGCCGATTGGAGACCCTTTTGATCCGGCGACCGTCTACGGCCCCTCGGCATCTGCGAAGCAACGCGACAGGGTCGAGAGCTACATCAAGATCGGCATCGAGGAAGGCGCCCGCGTCGCGGTCGGTGGTGGTGGTCGGCCCGACCACCTCGATCGTGGATATTTCGTGCGGCCGACTGTCTTCGCGGGAGTGTCGAATGAGATGCGCATTGCCCGCGAGGAGATCTTCGGCCCCGTGCTGGTGGTGATTCCCTTCGACGACGCCAATGATGCCATTCGTATCTCGAACGATTCACCGTTCGGGCTTGGCGGGTCGATCTTCACGGAGGATGTCGATGCCGCAGCCGCGATGGCAGCGCGCCTCGAAACGGGGTCGGTCGGCATCAACTTCTACGGGTCGAACCAAGCTGCCCCGTTTGGCGGGTGGAAGGATTCTGGAATCGGCATGGAGTACGGCCCAGAGGCCATCAACGCTTACAGTCGAATGAAATCGATCCATCGCCAGCGCTGA
- a CDS encoding HD domain-containing protein, which yields MTMEYTHTLNSISTLANGASPRGDWDNVDAVWVAVRPYLRTRANDIHLPLSFGFAELLLDHHSEADSLVTRLAILLHDTGWARVDEERILTEGFRSENFMTSDVRVLHEIEGCNIAREVLPPLGYSDTIVEAVCTIIDGHDTNPQHDGIEDAIVRDADRLWRFQPTGMAFSALWFDKTPQEIRLRLEDTIYPQLVTDEARAIAEVELARTIELLKLDVIQ from the coding sequence ATGACCATGGAATACACGCACACCCTCAACTCCATTTCCACGCTCGCGAACGGGGCAAGCCCGCGCGGCGACTGGGACAACGTGGACGCCGTCTGGGTTGCGGTTCGGCCATATCTTCGAACCCGCGCCAACGACATCCACCTGCCGCTGTCGTTCGGATTCGCAGAATTGTTGCTCGACCATCATTCGGAAGCCGACTCGCTCGTCACCCGGCTCGCCATTCTGCTCCACGACACCGGCTGGGCGCGGGTCGACGAGGAACGGATTCTGACAGAAGGCTTTCGGAGCGAAAACTTCATGACCAGCGATGTTCGCGTGCTGCACGAGATTGAGGGGTGCAACATTGCCCGCGAGGTGCTGCCGCCGCTCGGATATAGCGACACGATCGTCGAAGCCGTGTGCACAATCATTGACGGCCACGATACCAACCCTCAGCACGACGGCATCGAAGATGCGATCGTGCGCGATGCCGACCGACTCTGGCGATTCCAACCCACCGGGATGGCCTTCTCGGCGCTCTGGTTCGACAAAACACCCCAGGAGATTCGGCTTCGACTCGAAGACACGATCTACCCACAACTGGTCACCGACGAAGCCCGCGCGATCGCTGAGGTCGAATTGGCACGCACGATCGAGTTGCTCAAGCTCGACGTCATCCAATAG